The Clostridia bacterium genome includes a region encoding these proteins:
- a CDS encoding ABC transporter permease, giving the protein MRHSLLGWYPIVWEEMVYWRRRFWLYLATYTLSPLIFLLTFGFGVGQRLKMLMPGGMSYLEFLVPGVVALAVFNNGVTSVTVRMFYHRLHFKSFEAYRLAPISDVAVWLGYTVSGALRGLLAGSIVLGLALLLVPGFRAVPAGLAWLAAVAFACGAFGVFLGLCLRSFDDQTVISEFVIVPMTFLCGTLIPLERLPGALQPLVWLLPLTPATEVLRVSFTGGVPSWGTVGLLVGWTGLFFGLGTWRLGRRED; this is encoded by the coding sequence ATGCGGCACTCCCTTCTTGGCTGGTATCCGATCGTCTGGGAGGAAATGGTTTACTGGCGACGCCGGTTCTGGCTTTACCTGGCTACATACACGCTTTCTCCCCTCATTTTTCTCCTGACGTTCGGTTTTGGCGTGGGACAGCGGCTGAAGATGCTCATGCCCGGCGGAATGAGTTATCTCGAGTTCCTAGTACCGGGGGTTGTGGCACTGGCGGTCTTCAACAATGGGGTCACCTCGGTTACCGTGCGCATGTTTTACCACCGCCTGCACTTCAAGAGCTTCGAGGCTTACCGGCTGGCACCGATTAGCGATGTTGCCGTCTGGCTGGGATATACCGTCTCCGGTGCCCTCCGGGGCCTCCTGGCTGGAAGCATCGTCCTCGGCCTGGCGCTTCTACTGGTCCCGGGTTTTCGGGCCGTGCCGGCCGGCCTCGCCTGGCTTGCGGCCGTGGCCTTTGCCTGCGGCGCCTTCGGAGTGTTCCTTGGTCTCTGCTTACGCTCTTTCGACGACCAGACAGTGATCAGCGAGTTCGTCATCGTTCCGATGACTTTCCTCTGCGGCACCCTCATCCCGCTCGAGCGGCTTCCCGGGGCCCTGCAGCCCTTGGTCTGGCTTCTGCCGCTCACGCCGGCGACGGAGGTACTGCGGGTCTCGTTCACCGGAGGGGTACCCTCTTGGGGGACGGTGGGGTTGCTTGTCGGCTGGACCGGGCTCTTCTTTGGGCTTGGGACGTGGCGGCTCGGCCGCCGTGAGGACTGA
- a CDS encoding cobaltochelatase subunit CobN codes for MSRFLLLSTIDNTRELREALAEIRAEYGEILSVTKIYFSDWERGRIDPVEVEEAARSSRVILVDIRGQTEFTDHLRELVIGSAATVVVLVGGSRDILSLTRMGSFSGADLPRREGRFDIEAYLKARKFMDLTKKLGSILPVGKLKHMRNWLVACEYYAEGDKQNLKNLLLFLLREYCGARVKVGPPQRRPDYGIWWPPDRHFAELKAFKTFAGWYEGRPTVGVFFYGGMHFADCAPVVEALVEELRGEVNLIPVFSKVEHNLAAMRAFFFDEGHPVVDLVVNLQYFRLHGGPYGGAPEPTYRLLSELGVPVLTGFRSYTTEIGEWQRENRLNPLEITLGVMLPELDGCIEPVYVGGLESLGKDEMLGGEVKEVQALPEGIERLCGRVRKWLWLRRKPNAEKRLAIILYDYPPGEARLGSAGYLSALESLRVFLERLAVAGYRVEIPAGDLGEFLLSRGVVNTPEWHAPGGIAVEADLYRRWYEELPQELREEMEKHWGEPPGTVMTRHDEILIPGVVVGNVFIGVQPSRGVHENPEKAYHDKELPPHHQYLGFYWWLQKEFRADCILHWGMHGTLEFTKGKEAPVSRRCFPDILIGDLPHLYYYWVGNPSESTIAKRRSYAVTVSHASPPVIAADLYGEYLELEELLAEYRKAEGRDKETLAGAIKEKAQALSMPTEDLAELEVYLYRMKRRLIPKGLHVLDRRLAGEDLIAYLAALARFDREVPSYYRMVAERMGFSYENLAREPEAFVAVDREVHEAIGRWLAGDEAALPPEIGRYLAGVRENIARSQESAGLLSVLDGCYLLPNLAGDPVRSPELYPVGRNMYEFDPRLIPTPLALKRGEETVKAILERFYRTHGRYPETVGTVLWGFETLSTGGETIAQILAYLGVRLVRKESPWFKELELIPLEELGRPRIDVLVTICGIFRDICAPQIEVINQAVELAAGAAEPEEMNFARQHSLEMAAEHGNASRARVFGPQATEYATSMRALVESGIWREEKELVESYDNSMGYCYHRGKVRENRDLFARLASTVDVVSQVRHSTEYEFTDLDHYYEFFGGLSRSVAEKKGKVPEQWVVDITEEITEVADVGLAIDRAARTRLFNPRWIDGMLAHRHHGAQKIAERLEYLIGLNATTGRVSEWVFRESLHRFLLDQDMRRRLAENNRFAALEIARRIGEAIRRGYLRCTDEELAVFQNAVLELESWIEEKT; via the coding sequence ATGAGCAGGTTCCTTCTTCTCAGCACCATTGACAATACCCGAGAGCTCAGGGAAGCGCTGGCAGAGATTAGGGCCGAGTACGGAGAAATCCTTTCTGTCACGAAAATCTATTTCTCCGACTGGGAGCGGGGGAGAATTGATCCGGTAGAGGTGGAAGAAGCGGCAAGAAGTTCTCGGGTTATCCTCGTGGACATCCGCGGGCAGACGGAATTCACGGACCATCTCCGGGAGTTGGTGATCGGGAGCGCCGCCACGGTGGTGGTTCTGGTGGGCGGCAGCCGCGACATTCTTTCCCTCACCCGGATGGGTTCTTTTTCCGGGGCCGATCTTCCCCGGCGCGAGGGGCGTTTTGACATCGAGGCTTACCTTAAAGCCAGGAAGTTTATGGATCTCACCAAAAAGTTGGGATCTATTTTACCTGTGGGCAAGCTTAAGCACATGCGCAACTGGCTGGTGGCCTGCGAGTACTACGCTGAGGGCGACAAGCAAAACCTCAAGAACCTTCTTCTCTTCCTCTTGCGGGAGTACTGCGGGGCTAGGGTGAAGGTGGGGCCGCCCCAAAGAAGGCCAGATTATGGCATCTGGTGGCCTCCTGATCGCCACTTTGCTGAGCTGAAGGCTTTTAAGACTTTTGCAGGGTGGTACGAGGGCAGGCCTACCGTGGGCGTTTTCTTTTACGGCGGCATGCACTTTGCCGACTGCGCGCCGGTGGTGGAAGCGCTGGTGGAGGAATTGCGCGGTGAGGTCAACCTCATCCCCGTTTTTTCTAAGGTGGAGCACAACCTGGCGGCTATGCGAGCCTTTTTCTTTGACGAAGGGCATCCGGTAGTTGACCTTGTGGTTAACCTGCAGTACTTCCGGTTGCACGGTGGGCCTTACGGCGGGGCACCCGAACCAACCTACCGGTTGTTGTCCGAACTCGGCGTCCCGGTGTTGACAGGGTTTCGGTCTTACACGACGGAAATAGGGGAATGGCAAAGAGAGAACCGCCTGAATCCTCTAGAAATCACCCTCGGTGTTATGTTACCGGAGCTGGATGGGTGCATAGAGCCGGTTTACGTGGGGGGACTCGAGTCCCTCGGAAAAGATGAGATGTTGGGCGGGGAAGTAAAGGAAGTCCAGGCCCTGCCCGAAGGAATAGAGAGGCTTTGTGGCCGGGTTCGCAAGTGGCTTTGGCTGCGGCGCAAGCCCAACGCCGAGAAGAGGCTGGCCATTATTCTTTACGACTATCCCCCGGGAGAGGCTCGCCTGGGCAGCGCCGGTTATCTTAGTGCCCTGGAAAGCCTGCGGGTCTTTCTCGAAAGGCTCGCGGTTGCCGGGTACCGCGTGGAAATTCCGGCGGGGGACTTGGGGGAATTTCTCTTGTCGCGGGGGGTGGTGAACACCCCGGAATGGCATGCGCCTGGCGGCATAGCGGTAGAGGCAGACCTTTACCGCCGGTGGTACGAGGAGCTCCCGCAGGAATTGCGCGAGGAAATGGAGAAGCACTGGGGAGAACCGCCGGGAACTGTAATGACCAGGCATGACGAGATTTTGATCCCGGGCGTGGTGGTGGGCAACGTTTTCATCGGCGTGCAGCCGTCGCGCGGCGTGCACGAAAATCCCGAGAAAGCCTATCACGACAAGGAGTTGCCGCCTCACCACCAGTACCTCGGTTTTTACTGGTGGTTACAAAAAGAATTTCGGGCGGACTGCATCCTCCACTGGGGGATGCACGGCACCCTCGAGTTCACCAAGGGCAAAGAAGCTCCGGTGTCGCGCCGCTGTTTTCCGGATATCCTGATCGGCGACCTTCCCCACCTCTACTACTACTGGGTGGGCAATCCCTCCGAATCCACCATTGCCAAGCGAAGGAGCTATGCGGTGACGGTTTCCCACGCCTCGCCGCCGGTAATTGCCGCCGATCTTTACGGCGAGTACTTAGAGCTGGAGGAACTGTTGGCAGAGTACCGGAAAGCCGAGGGCCGGGACAAGGAGACCCTGGCCGGGGCGATTAAAGAAAAAGCGCAGGCGCTCTCCATGCCGACCGAGGATCTGGCAGAATTGGAAGTCTATCTTTACCGGATGAAGAGGCGGCTTATCCCCAAAGGTTTGCACGTTCTGGACAGGCGGCTTGCGGGAGAGGACTTGATTGCCTATTTGGCGGCCCTTGCCCGGTTTGACCGGGAGGTGCCTTCGTACTACCGGATGGTGGCCGAGAGAATGGGCTTTTCCTACGAGAATCTCGCTCGGGAACCGGAGGCATTTGTTGCTGTTGACCGCGAAGTGCACGAGGCGATAGGACGCTGGCTGGCGGGCGATGAGGCGGCCCTGCCGCCGGAAATAGGCCGGTATCTCGCCGGGGTAAGGGAAAACATTGCCCGCTCGCAGGAAAGCGCGGGGCTTCTTTCCGTACTGGATGGCTGCTACCTTCTCCCTAACCTGGCCGGGGACCCGGTGCGCTCGCCTGAGCTTTATCCCGTCGGCCGGAATATGTACGAGTTCGACCCGCGGCTTATTCCCACGCCCCTGGCGCTAAAGCGCGGGGAGGAAACAGTAAAGGCCATTTTGGAGAGATTTTACCGCACGCACGGGCGCTACCCAGAAACGGTGGGGACGGTGCTGTGGGGGTTTGAGACCTTAAGCACGGGTGGCGAAACCATTGCCCAGATCCTGGCTTATCTCGGCGTGCGCCTGGTCCGGAAGGAAAGCCCCTGGTTCAAGGAACTGGAGCTCATCCCTTTAGAGGAGCTCGGTCGGCCGCGCATCGACGTTCTGGTGACCATCTGCGGCATCTTCCGCGATATATGTGCTCCCCAGATTGAAGTAATCAATCAAGCGGTGGAACTGGCGGCCGGCGCCGCGGAACCGGAAGAGATGAATTTTGCCCGCCAACACAGTTTGGAAATGGCAGCAGAACATGGTAATGCCAGCCGGGCGCGGGTGTTCGGGCCTCAGGCCACGGAGTACGCCACGTCAATGCGGGCGCTGGTAGAAAGCGGGATCTGGCGGGAGGAAAAGGAGCTGGTGGAAAGTTATGACAATTCCATGGGTTACTGCTATCACCGGGGCAAGGTTCGGGAAAACCGCGACCTCTTCGCCAGGCTCGCCTCCACGGTTGACGTGGTCTCCCAGGTAAGGCACAGCACGGAATACGAATTCACCGATCTTGACCATTATTACGAGTTTTTCGGCGGGCTTTCCCGGAGCGTGGCGGAAAAGAAGGGAAAGGTTCCCGAACAATGGGTGGTAGACATTACAGAAGAAATTACCGAAGTGGCCGATGTGGGCCTGGCTATTGATCGGGCGGCGAGAACGCGGCTTTTCAACCCCAGGTGGATTGATGGGATGCTTGCGCACCGGCACCACGGTGCCCAGAAGATAGCGGAACGCCTGGAATACCTGATTGGCCTCAACGCCACCACCGGCCGGGTGAGCGAGTGGGTTTTCCGGGAATCACTTCACCGCTTCCTGCTGGATCAGGACATGCGCCGGCGGCTGGCGGAAAACAACCGCTTTGCCGCCTTGGAAATAGCCAGACGTATCGGTGAAGCCATCCGCCGGGGCTACCTCAGGTGCACAGACGAAGAGTTGGCCGTGTTCCAAAACGCGGTACTGGAACTGGAGAGTTGGATTGAGGAGAAGACTTAA
- a CDS encoding putative cobaltochelatase, with protein MRYVYPFTAIIGQEKMKLALILNAVNPRIGGVLIRGEKGTAKSTAVRALASLLPEIEVVAGCPCNCDPQEPARLCPFCRERLAAGEPLSVSRRPVPVVDLPVSATEDRVVGSLDFEHAVRHGRRRFEPGILARANRGIVYVDEVNLLDDHLVDLVLDAAASGVNVVEREGVSFVHPARFILVGTMNPEEGELRPQLLDRFGLCVPVKALQDPAERAALIRQREAFEAGPQGFIRAFAAQEEEMRQQIAAARARLAGVAVLEGAVKRATEVAAEALCAGHRAEIVLVEAARALAAWEGRAETTTADVGRVAELVLFHRRREALPPQPLEEALPEEPEEPQQFEEPEEPAPEEKPRPEEPEAKEGRQEEHWEDGKGEEGEASSPPPAPARETVFAVGEPFLVKRIDHGRDRILRKGSGRRSRTRTPTRAGRYVRATLARGSGDLAFDATLRAAAPYQAWREKKGVAIAIETPDIREKVREKRIGDFLLFVVDASGSMGAAQRMVAAKGAVLSLLFDAYQKRDRVGMIAFKGEGAQLLLPPTNSVELAHRCLQELPTGGRTPLAAGLLKAYEVARAHLFKNPHLSPLLVIISDGRGNVGLANGKPLEDAWRVADLIREEERIKSVVVDAEKEGFLHFGLARRLAETLGAAYYRIEDLRATTLVEAVRTLTD; from the coding sequence ATGCGCTACGTCTACCCGTTTACGGCTATCATCGGCCAGGAGAAGATGAAGCTTGCTCTTATACTGAATGCGGTCAATCCGCGGATCGGCGGGGTGCTAATCCGGGGGGAGAAGGGCACGGCCAAGTCCACGGCGGTGCGGGCGCTGGCCAGCTTGCTGCCCGAAATCGAGGTGGTGGCGGGCTGCCCCTGCAACTGCGACCCGCAAGAACCCGCGCGGCTCTGCCCTTTTTGCCGGGAGCGGTTAGCGGCGGGCGAGCCGCTTTCGGTCAGCAGGCGGCCGGTGCCGGTGGTCGACCTTCCCGTTTCGGCCACGGAGGACCGGGTGGTGGGAAGCCTTGACTTCGAGCACGCGGTACGGCACGGGCGGCGGCGCTTTGAACCCGGTATCTTGGCTCGGGCCAACCGCGGCATCGTTTACGTGGACGAGGTTAACCTCCTGGACGATCACCTCGTTGACCTTGTCCTCGACGCCGCGGCCTCCGGGGTAAACGTGGTGGAGCGGGAGGGAGTTTCCTTCGTCCACCCTGCCCGGTTCATCCTGGTCGGAACGATGAATCCCGAGGAGGGAGAGCTGCGGCCGCAGCTCTTGGACCGCTTTGGCCTGTGCGTTCCGGTGAAGGCGCTCCAGGATCCGGCGGAGCGGGCCGCGCTCATCCGGCAGCGGGAAGCTTTTGAGGCCGGCCCCCAAGGCTTCATCAGGGCCTTTGCGGCGCAGGAGGAAGAAATGCGGCAGCAGATCGCCGCCGCGCGGGCGCGGCTGGCCGGGGTGGCGGTTTTAGAGGGCGCGGTGAAACGCGCCACAGAGGTGGCGGCGGAGGCGCTCTGCGCCGGGCACCGGGCGGAAATCGTGCTGGTAGAGGCGGCGCGGGCGCTCGCCGCCTGGGAGGGACGCGCAGAAACCACCACCGCGGACGTGGGAAGGGTGGCGGAGTTGGTTCTTTTCCACCGGCGGCGCGAGGCCTTGCCGCCCCAGCCGCTGGAAGAGGCGCTGCCTGAGGAGCCGGAAGAGCCGCAGCAGTTTGAGGAGCCGGAAGAGCCCGCGCCTGAAGAAAAGCCCCGCCCCGAAGAGCCTGAGGCCAAGGAAGGGCGGCAGGAAGAGCACTGGGAGGACGGGAAGGGGGAAGAGGGAGAGGCCTCCTCGCCGCCCCCGGCGCCCGCGCGCGAAACCGTCTTTGCCGTGGGCGAGCCCTTCCTGGTAAAACGGATTGACCACGGGCGCGACCGCATCTTGCGCAAGGGGTCGGGGCGCCGCTCGCGCACGCGCACGCCGACCCGGGCCGGCCGCTACGTTCGGGCCACCCTGGCGCGGGGAAGCGGCGATTTGGCCTTTGACGCTACGCTGCGGGCGGCGGCGCCTTATCAAGCGTGGCGCGAGAAAAAAGGCGTGGCGATTGCCATCGAAACCCCCGATATCCGGGAAAAGGTGCGGGAGAAGCGGATTGGGGACTTCCTCCTCTTCGTGGTTGACGCCAGCGGTTCGATGGGTGCGGCGCAGCGGATGGTGGCGGCGAAAGGCGCGGTATTGTCCTTGCTGTTCGATGCCTACCAGAAGAGGGACCGGGTGGGGATGATCGCTTTCAAGGGCGAGGGGGCGCAGCTGTTGCTTCCGCCGACGAACAGCGTGGAGCTGGCGCACCGGTGCCTGCAGGAGCTTCCCACCGGCGGGCGCACGCCGCTGGCGGCAGGGTTGTTGAAAGCCTACGAGGTGGCCCGGGCGCATCTTTTTAAGAACCCGCACCTCTCCCCGCTTTTGGTGATAATCTCCGATGGCCGGGGCAATGTGGGTTTGGCCAACGGCAAGCCCCTGGAGGACGCCTGGCGGGTGGCGGACCTCATCCGCGAAGAGGAGCGGATCAAAAGCGTGGTCGTCGATGCGGAAAAAGAAGGGTTTCTGCACTTTGGCCTGGCGCGGCGGCTGGCCGAAACACTGGGGGCAGCTTACTACCGGATCGAGGATTTGCGGGCCACCACTCTGGTTGAGGCGGTGCGGACGCTAACGGACTAG
- a CDS encoding ATP-binding protein, whose translation MKKGLLLNAVNPKLSGILIRGEKGTAKSTAVRALAALLPEIEVVADCPFSCDPEDVTTMCSSCRQRLEAGEELPRSRRRMRVVDLPVSATEDRVVGTLDIERAIKKGEKHFEPGVLAQANRGILYVDEVNLLDDHVVDVLLDSAAMGVNTVEREGVSFTHPANFILVGTMNPEEGELRPQLLDRFGLCVNITGILDPRERVEIIKRRVAFEEDPEGFVGQWEEEQEKLRRQIVTAIEVLPQVEMPEEILYLIAKIAIEMGVDGHRADLVMMKAARTMAALEGRTEVVPDDVYAIVNLALLHRMRRQPFQEMHVDQAKLREVLGK comes from the coding sequence ATGAAAAAGGGCTTACTTTTAAACGCCGTCAACCCTAAACTTTCCGGCATTCTCATTCGCGGGGAAAAAGGAACGGCCAAGTCAACCGCCGTACGGGCCCTGGCGGCTCTGCTGCCGGAGATAGAGGTGGTAGCCGATTGTCCATTTAGCTGCGATCCTGAGGACGTTACCACCATGTGCTCAAGTTGTCGCCAGCGGTTAGAGGCCGGTGAAGAATTGCCGCGGAGCCGGCGGAGAATGAGGGTGGTAGACTTGCCCGTTTCCGCCACCGAAGATCGGGTGGTAGGTACCCTGGACATTGAACGGGCCATAAAAAAAGGGGAAAAGCATTTTGAACCCGGTGTCCTGGCCCAGGCCAACCGGGGCATCTTATATGTCGACGAAGTAAACCTTCTCGATGACCATGTGGTGGATGTGCTACTAGATTCCGCAGCTATGGGTGTAAATACCGTCGAGCGGGAAGGCGTATCCTTCACCCACCCGGCCAATTTCATCCTGGTCGGTACCATGAACCCGGAGGAAGGGGAACTAAGACCTCAGCTCTTAGACCGCTTTGGCCTTTGCGTAAATATCACTGGCATCCTAGACCCCCGGGAGCGGGTAGAAATCATTAAGCGCCGGGTTGCCTTTGAAGAAGATCCGGAAGGATTTGTTGGCCAATGGGAAGAGGAACAGGAGAAGCTACGCCGGCAAATTGTGACGGCTATAGAGGTTTTACCGCAAGTAGAAATGCCAGAGGAAATCCTTTATCTCATAGCGAAAATCGCCATCGAAATGGGCGTGGACGGCCACCGGGCCGACCTGGTGATGATGAAGGCGGCCAGAACTATGGCTGCCCTGGAGGGGCGTACCGAGGTGGTGCCCGATGATGTCTACGCGATAGTAAACCTCGCCCTGCTTCACCGCATGCGCCGCCAGCCGTTCCAGGAGATGCATGTCGACCAGGCGAAGCTCCGGGAGGTACTTGGGAAGTGA